In a genomic window of Thermoproteus tenax Kra 1:
- a CDS encoding 2-oxoacid:ferredoxin oxidoreductase subunit beta, which produces MTAVTKITLKRTPQDYKWTKPPEWCPGCGHFGILQALLQVFAELDMDPSRTVLVSGIGCSSRLPHYVRTISAHTIHGRAIPFAIGLKLANPNLEVMVVGGDGDLFAIGGNHILGAGRRNVDFTVILMDNAVYGLTRGQAGPTLPLGLQPKALSKPNPQADLNPLLIALASGFTFIARSYSYDIKYTAKMIKEAILHKGSAIVQVFSPCVTYNNIMTREWYEKRVYKLDDDPTWDPVVHDEREDYEKKKRAIEKILEPDRFALGVLYKNELVPTFEERYSAMYDPNYLRLPPALQPVEKDGRSVVDFYKLMSDRLL; this is translated from the coding sequence ATGACCGCGGTCACTAAGATAACGCTTAAGAGGACGCCGCAGGACTATAAGTGGACAAAGCCGCCGGAGTGGTGCCCAGGCTGCGGGCACTTCGGCATACTTCAAGCGTTGTTGCAAGTCTTCGCAGAGTTGGATATGGATCCCTCGAGGACAGTGCTCGTGTCGGGCATCGGCTGTAGTAGCAGATTGCCCCACTACGTGAGGACGATCTCGGCTCACACAATACACGGACGTGCAATACCCTTCGCCATAGGCCTTAAGTTGGCCAACCCGAACTTAGAGGTCATGGTAGTCGGCGGAGACGGCGACCTTTTCGCCATAGGCGGCAACCACATACTCGGCGCCGGTAGGAGGAACGTCGACTTCACAGTCATACTGATGGACAACGCAGTCTACGGCCTGACGCGCGGCCAGGCCGGCCCTACGTTGCCCCTCGGGCTCCAGCCCAAGGCTCTATCTAAGCCCAATCCTCAAGCCGATCTCAACCCGTTACTGATAGCGTTGGCGTCAGGCTTTACCTTTATAGCGCGCTCCTATAGCTATGACATAAAATACACGGCTAAGATGATAAAGGAGGCGATACTCCATAAGGGCTCGGCCATAGTCCAAGTGTTCAGCCCCTGCGTGACCTACAACAATATAATGACTAGGGAGTGGTACGAGAAGAGGGTCTATAAGTTGGACGACGATCCCACGTGGGACCCTGTGGTGCACGATGAGAGGGAGGACTACGAGAAGAAGAAGAGGGCGATAGAAAAGATCTTGGAGCCGGACAGATTCGCCTTAGGCGTGTTGTACAAGAACGAGCTGGTGCCGACCTTTGAGGAGAGGTACTCTGCCATGTACGACCCCAACTATCTGAGGCTACCGCCGGCGCTACAGCCGGTTGAGAAGGACGGCAGATCGGTCGTCGACTTCTATAAGCTTATGTCGGATAGGCTCTTATAA
- a CDS encoding 2-oxoacid:acceptor oxidoreductase subunit alpha: MTELSFLIGGPQGKGVETASIMFIYAVGSAGYYVYGRREFWSNIAGGRHSYFVGKVSDKWPPGGIEKKAKLALLMEGQSVFEHIFHIEPGGVVVYNSEEDSKTLDSFTMISRTAAERLARFFKQQGREPTVKSAIEYIRSQGAKVVGLPFNKLLLEIGRKIGVTSPVMLSRFVNTLVVAVGTSLLGLPIEYVERGVTFALGRKKEVIEQNKAVAAEVSKLVTERVEVLRPREPGVKRIYWNGNEAVSVGKIMGGVRFISFYPITPSTDDPMFAERKLPYPVLPVSEELKAMERVGAVVLQTEDELAAIAAAAGAAMAGARAATATSGPGMSLMAETISMLGMAELGVVLTLWSRAGPSTGLATRTGQHDLLYSLFIGHGEFPKIVLASGDLEEAFYDAIKVANWADKYQVPVIHLVDKDLSNTFAIMPAPDPYSVKIERPQPVVFQEERNANRYEITDDGLPVRYLPGISKAVYHVVSLEHDPEGDPDEDAEMVKRMYDKRMRKLELISREIPEEDKVRYYGPSNAETVIVSWGTTKMQILAAIERLRNVGFLQLRLLYPFPSELVRRYLQGRRALFIEGNYMAQGSLLVRMFAGISADGVAVKYNGRPITVDEVLEAYERFEKGEKRIELDWDL, from the coding sequence ATGACAGAACTAAGCTTTTTAATAGGAGGGCCGCAGGGCAAGGGCGTCGAAACTGCGTCGATTATGTTCATATATGCGGTGGGCTCCGCCGGGTACTACGTGTATGGACGAAGGGAGTTCTGGTCGAACATTGCAGGGGGCAGACACAGCTATTTTGTAGGGAAGGTGTCCGATAAATGGCCGCCCGGAGGTATAGAGAAAAAGGCCAAGCTGGCCCTGCTGATGGAGGGCCAGTCTGTGTTCGAACACATCTTCCACATAGAGCCGGGCGGAGTCGTCGTCTATAACTCCGAGGAGGACTCCAAGACCTTGGACTCTTTCACTATGATCTCCAGAACCGCCGCGGAAAGATTGGCCCGGTTCTTCAAACAACAAGGCCGAGAGCCTACGGTGAAAAGCGCCATTGAGTATATTAGGTCGCAGGGAGCGAAGGTCGTAGGCCTGCCCTTCAATAAGCTGCTACTCGAGATAGGACGCAAGATAGGCGTCACCTCGCCCGTGATGCTCTCCCGTTTTGTAAACACTTTGGTGGTCGCCGTTGGCACCTCGCTGTTGGGTCTCCCCATCGAATACGTAGAGAGGGGCGTAACATTTGCGCTGGGGAGGAAGAAGGAGGTGATAGAACAGAACAAGGCTGTGGCGGCCGAGGTGAGCAAACTGGTGACAGAGCGGGTGGAGGTGCTGAGGCCGAGGGAGCCCGGAGTGAAGCGTATATACTGGAACGGGAATGAGGCCGTCAGTGTGGGTAAGATAATGGGCGGCGTCCGCTTTATATCGTTCTACCCAATAACGCCCTCGACAGACGACCCCATGTTCGCTGAAAGGAAGCTGCCGTATCCCGTCCTCCCAGTCTCCGAGGAGCTCAAGGCGATGGAGAGGGTGGGCGCCGTCGTATTGCAGACTGAGGACGAGCTGGCGGCAATCGCTGCTGCAGCGGGGGCCGCCATGGCGGGCGCCAGAGCTGCCACCGCCACCTCCGGCCCCGGGATGAGCCTCATGGCTGAGACGATCTCTATGTTGGGCATGGCCGAGCTGGGCGTAGTGCTCACTTTATGGTCCAGGGCGGGCCCGAGCACTGGGCTGGCTACCCGAACCGGCCAACACGACCTCTTGTACTCACTCTTTATAGGCCACGGCGAGTTCCCGAAGATAGTGCTCGCCAGCGGAGACCTAGAGGAGGCCTTCTATGATGCCATAAAGGTCGCTAATTGGGCCGACAAATATCAAGTGCCCGTGATACACTTGGTGGACAAAGACCTCTCGAACACCTTCGCGATCATGCCGGCACCGGACCCATACTCGGTTAAAATCGAAAGGCCGCAGCCAGTGGTGTTCCAGGAGGAGAGAAACGCGAATAGATATGAGATCACGGACGACGGCTTGCCCGTCAGATACTTACCGGGAATCTCCAAGGCTGTGTACCACGTGGTAAGTCTGGAGCACGACCCGGAGGGAGATCCGGACGAGGACGCTGAGATGGTCAAGAGGATGTACGATAAAAGGATGAGGAAGCTGGAGCTTATATCCCGCGAAATACCCGAGGAGGATAAAGTTCGTTACTATGGTCCATCCAATGCCGAGACTGTAATCGTGTCGTGGGGCACAACTAAGATGCAGATATTGGCCGCTATAGAGAGGCTACGGAACGTGGGCTTCCTCCAGCTCAGGCTCCTCTATCCATTCCCATCAGAGCTGGTAAGGAGGTACCTCCAGGGCAGGAGGGCTCTGTTCATCGAGGGCAACTACATGGCCCAAGGATCCCTCTTAGTGAGGATGTTTGCCGGCATCTCAGCCGACGGAGTCGCCGTCAAGTACAACGGCAGGCCCATTACAGTGGACGAAGTGCTCGAGGCCTACGAGCGTTTCGAGAAAGGCGAGAAAAGAATAGAGTTGGACTGGGACCTATGA
- a CDS encoding acetate uptake transporter, producing the protein MANGNTANPAPLGLSGFALTTLVLSAFNAGLLSGQGVPVVLGLAAFYGGLAQIVAGILEYFKANTFGYVAFFTYGAFWEWFYLTVAYFPSALPYVSIVLWAFGIFTFIMWIGTFRANAALFVVFLLLWITFFLLAGGATTAGGFVGILTALAAWYTAFAQILAEMWGKPAGAFLGPPIIKTKK; encoded by the coding sequence ATGGCCAACGGAAATACCGCAAATCCGGCGCCGCTAGGTCTATCAGGCTTTGCGTTGACGACGCTGGTATTAAGCGCCTTCAACGCCGGCCTATTGAGCGGCCAAGGCGTCCCCGTCGTGTTGGGGCTTGCAGCATTCTACGGCGGCCTGGCACAGATCGTCGCCGGCATTCTCGAGTATTTTAAGGCCAACACCTTCGGCTACGTCGCGTTCTTCACCTATGGAGCCTTCTGGGAGTGGTTCTACCTCACTGTGGCGTATTTCCCCTCTGCTCTTCCGTATGTGTCCATAGTGCTGTGGGCATTTGGCATATTTACCTTCATAATGTGGATTGGGACCTTTAGGGCCAACGCTGCACTCTTCGTGGTGTTCCTCCTTTTGTGGATCACGTTCTTCCTGCTTGCAGGCGGGGCGACAACGGCGGGAGGCTTCGTCGGCATATTGACTGCGCTTGCTGCCTGGTATACAGCCTTTGCGCAGATACTGGCCGAGATGTGGGGAAAGCCAGCTGGCGCCTTCCTAGGTCCACCTATTATAAAAACTAAAAAATAA
- the acs gene encoding acetate--CoA ligase gives MKGMSLESENLPFNEYVYNDRWRSRTLDVKSYWDLHRRSIESFEEFWASIARELEWFKPWDKVLDASNPPFYKWFVGGELNLSYLALDRHVKTWRKNKLALIWEGEPVDQSGYPVDRRKLTYYDMWREVNRVAYMLRNNFGVRKGDRITIYLPMIPELPIVMYAAWRIGAITSVVFSGFSADALADRINDSQSRLVITADGFWRRGKVVRLKDIVDKALEKAPGVENVVVYRRLGLNDVPMTEGRDWFWEKALAGVPHNAYVEPERLESTHPSYILYTSGTTGKPKGIIHDTGGWAVHVYATMKWVFDVRDDDIYWCTADIGWVTGHSYIVLGPMLMGATQIMYEGAPDFPQPDRWWAIIERYGVSILYTSPTAIRTFMRFGEEWPRKHDLSTLRIIHSVGEPINPEAWRWAYTNLGSQNVAFGSTWWMTETGGIVISHAPGLYLAPMKPGTNGPPLPGFEVDVVDESGKPAPPGVRGYLVIKRPWPGMLHGIWGDPERYIKTYWSRFPGMFYAGDYAIRDQDGYIWVLGRADEVIKVAGHRLGTYELESAFISHPAVAEAAVIGVPDPIKGEVPIAFIVLKQGVAGTDELRKELRQHIRNTVGPIAEPAQIFFVSKLPKTRSGKIMRRLLRAVATNSPLGDTTTLEDETSVEEAKRAYEELKREVSQ, from the coding sequence ATGAAAGGTATGTCTCTAGAAAGTGAGAATCTGCCATTCAATGAATATGTATACAATGATAGATGGAGATCGCGAACTTTAGATGTAAAGTCCTACTGGGACCTCCACAGACGGAGCATCGAGAGCTTCGAGGAGTTCTGGGCCTCGATAGCTAGGGAGCTCGAGTGGTTCAAGCCCTGGGACAAAGTGTTGGACGCGTCCAACCCGCCCTTCTACAAATGGTTCGTTGGAGGGGAGCTGAATCTGTCCTACCTGGCTCTGGACAGACACGTCAAAACTTGGCGCAAGAACAAGCTCGCCCTCATATGGGAGGGGGAGCCCGTGGACCAGAGCGGCTACCCGGTGGACAGGAGGAAGCTCACGTACTACGACATGTGGAGGGAGGTGAACAGAGTGGCCTATATGTTGAGGAACAACTTTGGCGTCAGGAAGGGCGATCGCATCACGATATATTTGCCGATGATACCTGAGCTCCCGATCGTCATGTACGCGGCCTGGAGAATAGGGGCTATAACCAGCGTGGTGTTCTCCGGGTTCTCCGCAGATGCCTTGGCCGACCGCATAAACGACTCCCAGTCTCGGTTAGTAATAACAGCGGACGGCTTCTGGAGGAGGGGCAAGGTGGTGAGGCTGAAGGATATTGTGGACAAGGCGCTGGAGAAGGCGCCGGGGGTCGAGAACGTCGTCGTCTATAGAAGGTTGGGCCTAAACGACGTGCCTATGACTGAGGGCAGAGACTGGTTCTGGGAGAAGGCCTTGGCCGGCGTACCTCACAACGCATATGTGGAGCCCGAGAGGCTCGAGAGCACGCATCCATCCTATATACTATATACATCGGGCACCACCGGGAAGCCCAAGGGCATAATACACGATACAGGCGGTTGGGCCGTCCATGTGTACGCCACTATGAAGTGGGTCTTCGACGTAAGAGACGATGACATCTACTGGTGCACGGCCGACATAGGTTGGGTCACTGGACACTCCTACATAGTATTGGGCCCGATGTTAATGGGCGCCACACAAATCATGTACGAGGGCGCGCCCGACTTCCCGCAGCCCGACCGCTGGTGGGCGATCATAGAGAGATACGGCGTGAGTATATTGTACACTTCGCCCACTGCGATAAGGACCTTCATGAGGTTCGGCGAGGAGTGGCCCAGGAAGCACGATCTGTCAACGTTGAGGATCATTCACTCGGTCGGTGAGCCCATAAACCCCGAGGCTTGGAGGTGGGCCTATACTAATTTAGGCAGCCAGAACGTGGCCTTCGGCTCCACTTGGTGGATGACAGAGACCGGCGGCATTGTGATATCCCATGCGCCGGGCTTATACTTAGCGCCCATGAAGCCTGGAACGAACGGCCCGCCGCTACCTGGCTTTGAGGTCGACGTCGTCGACGAGAGCGGCAAGCCGGCGCCGCCGGGCGTCAGAGGCTACCTCGTGATCAAGAGGCCGTGGCCGGGCATGCTCCACGGCATATGGGGCGACCCGGAGCGCTACATCAAGACGTACTGGTCGAGGTTCCCCGGCATGTTCTACGCCGGCGACTACGCCATAAGGGACCAGGACGGCTACATATGGGTGTTGGGCAGAGCCGACGAGGTGATAAAGGTCGCGGGCCACCGCCTCGGCACCTACGAGCTGGAGTCGGCGTTTATATCCCACCCGGCCGTCGCCGAGGCCGCAGTGATAGGGGTGCCCGACCCGATAAAGGGCGAGGTGCCCATAGCGTTCATCGTTCTAAAACAAGGCGTGGCTGGAACTGACGAGCTCAGAAAGGAGCTACGCCAGCACATAAGGAACACCGTGGGACCAATAGCGGAGCCTGCGCAGATATTCTTCGTGTCGAAGCTCCCCAAGACGCGCTCGGGCAAGATAATGCGCCGTCTGCTGAGAGCGGTGGCCACGAACTCGCCGTTGGGAGACACTACAACATTGGAGGACGAGACCTCAGTGGAGGAGGCCAAGAGGGCGTACGAAGAGCTAAAAAGAGAAGTATCTCAATAA
- the fbp gene encoding fructose-1,6-bisphosphate aldolase/phosphatase, whose product MKTTISIIKADIGGWPGHAWVHPKMLELAAERLREAQRRGLIIDYFVYNVGDDISLLMTHTKGENHPEIHGLAWETFKEVTEKIAKKFKLYGAGQDLLKDTFSGNIRGMGPQVAEMEIEERPSEPVITFAADKTEPGAFNLPMYKMFADPFNTAGLVIDPAMHEGFLYEVLDVYEHKVYLLKAPEDIYSLLGLIGTTGRYIVRRVYRRSDGAPAAAVSVERLNLIAGKYVGKDDPVAIVRAQHGMPAVGEVLEAFAYPHLVHGWMRGSHAGPLMPMKFYSIDAEKRIAVGARMTRFDGPPKIGALGWQLHDGYLEGPVDLFDDPAFDYTRQLAAMITDYIRRMGPFQPHRLPPEEMEYTSLPKILAKIQSFSADDYEKNRQAYIKRALASAGLVEAQSHD is encoded by the coding sequence ATGAAAACCACTATAAGCATAATCAAGGCAGATATAGGGGGTTGGCCAGGCCACGCTTGGGTCCACCCCAAGATGTTGGAGCTAGCCGCCGAGAGACTAAGGGAGGCTCAGAGGAGGGGCCTCATAATAGATTATTTCGTTTACAACGTGGGGGACGACATCTCGCTCCTGATGACGCATACAAAGGGCGAGAACCACCCTGAGATACACGGCCTCGCTTGGGAGACCTTCAAGGAGGTCACAGAGAAGATTGCAAAGAAGTTCAAGCTCTACGGCGCAGGCCAAGACCTCTTGAAGGACACCTTCTCGGGGAACATAAGGGGCATGGGGCCCCAGGTCGCCGAGATGGAGATAGAGGAGAGGCCCTCGGAGCCTGTCATAACTTTCGCGGCCGATAAGACCGAGCCTGGCGCGTTCAACTTGCCTATGTATAAGATGTTCGCCGATCCGTTCAATACAGCCGGCCTTGTGATAGACCCCGCGATGCACGAGGGCTTCCTCTATGAGGTATTGGACGTGTACGAGCACAAAGTATACCTCTTGAAAGCGCCCGAGGATATATACTCGCTCCTCGGCCTTATAGGCACGACGGGCAGATATATAGTCAGGAGGGTATATCGTAGATCTGACGGCGCTCCTGCGGCCGCCGTTAGCGTCGAGAGGCTCAACTTGATCGCCGGGAAGTACGTGGGGAAGGACGACCCCGTCGCCATAGTGAGGGCTCAACACGGCATGCCGGCTGTCGGCGAGGTGTTGGAGGCCTTCGCTTATCCCCACTTAGTTCACGGTTGGATGAGGGGAAGCCATGCGGGCCCCCTCATGCCCATGAAGTTTTACTCCATTGATGCAGAGAAGAGGATCGCGGTCGGCGCCAGGATGACCAGGTTCGACGGCCCGCCCAAGATAGGCGCGCTCGGCTGGCAACTACACGATGGATACTTGGAGGGCCCAGTGGACCTATTCGACGACCCAGCCTTCGACTACACGCGCCAGTTGGCCGCCATGATAACGGACTATATCAGAAGGATGGGACCCTTCCAGCCGCACCGCCTTCCGCCGGAAGAGATGGAGTATACATCGTTGCCGAAGATCTTGGCAAAAATACAATCGTTCAGCGCCGATGACTACGAGAAGAATAGGCAAGCCTATATAAAGAGAGCTCTGGCTTCAGCTGGGCTTGTCGAAGCGCAGTCACACGACTAG
- a CDS encoding GNAT family N-acetyltransferase: MELDLVEITGLFEEIRRFYSYVSDESRYMRFLAAVRDPASVYKHLWSCGGRSFLVLEGRRPVAIVDVTPCGEEAEAGIVVADALQGRGYGTRIAEIFASLLPRLGFWRVKAEIYRENIKALALAKRMGAEIDCSTIVCVVRLQLATRSRAQGPLLAVI, encoded by the coding sequence GTGGAGCTCGACCTAGTGGAGATCACGGGGCTCTTTGAGGAGATACGGCGTTTTTATTCTTACGTAAGCGACGAAAGTAGATATATGCGTTTTCTGGCAGCTGTGAGGGATCCTGCTAGCGTATACAAGCATCTCTGGTCGTGCGGCGGCAGAAGCTTCTTGGTTCTTGAGGGGAGGCGGCCAGTCGCAATAGTCGACGTAACGCCGTGCGGCGAAGAGGCTGAGGCGGGCATCGTGGTGGCAGATGCACTGCAGGGGAGAGGCTACGGCACAAGGATAGCCGAGATATTCGCATCGTTGTTGCCTCGCCTCGGCTTTTGGCGAGTTAAGGCTGAGATATACAGAGAGAATATAAAGGCGTTGGCTCTGGCAAAGCGTATGGGAGCCGAGATCGACTGCTCCACTATAGTCTGTGTAGTGAGGTTGCAGCTAGCAACAAGATCCCGCGCTCAAGGCCCACTTTTAGCAGTTATCTGA
- a CDS encoding FumA C-terminus/TtdB family hydratase beta subunit — MATYRLRTPLSDDDVGRLRVGDTLYISGVIVSARDAAHARMLEHLREGKQLPVDLRGGVIYHAGPVAKKEEDRWRIIAMGPTTSARMEAFEAEVIERLGVKLIVGKGGMGKRTAEAMKKYKAAYAIFTGGAGVLAAQAIRRVVDVHWLDLGMAEAMWVLEVEDFGPLTVMIDPTGYNYYEEARQRARERIPEIVREVGELFR, encoded by the coding sequence ATGGCTACATACAGACTGAGGACTCCACTTTCCGACGACGACGTTGGGAGGCTCCGCGTCGGAGATACGCTCTATATATCTGGCGTTATAGTGAGCGCCAGAGACGCCGCGCACGCCAGAATGTTGGAGCACCTAAGAGAGGGCAAACAGCTACCTGTCGATCTCAGAGGCGGCGTCATCTATCATGCTGGGCCCGTGGCCAAGAAAGAGGAGGACCGTTGGAGGATCATAGCAATGGGGCCCACGACCTCGGCCAGAATGGAGGCGTTTGAGGCCGAGGTCATAGAGAGGCTGGGCGTCAAGCTCATAGTGGGAAAGGGCGGCATGGGCAAGAGGACTGCCGAGGCCATGAAGAAGTATAAAGCCGCCTATGCCATCTTCACCGGCGGCGCCGGAGTGCTCGCTGCACAAGCCATCAGGAGAGTAGTGGACGTCCACTGGCTCGATTTAGGCATGGCGGAGGCTATGTGGGTGTTAGAGGTAGAGGATTTCGGGCCGTTGACCGTTATGATAGACCCAACCGGCTATAACTACTATGAGGAGGCCCGGCAGAGGGCCAGAGAGAGGATACCAGAGATCGTTAGAGAGGTCGGCGAGCTGTTCAGATAA